The region tctagagtcaagtctcttgaaaaccctcagatggctcccttaattaagatatatgcttccctgctcccatatccacccttcctgtatcccaagcatcccattcctccgagctccccccattctcccattcacgcttttctctccccatcttcccttggccccgtcttgccccaccctcaagttcccaatttttgcccggtgatcaGTAGACATgatcaaaataatttcttaatcATTAGAATTTGCTCTAACTACTCTTATAAATCAGTTTTCTATATGCtggaacacaatgaaaaataaaatggacccCCCAAGCAGGAGTTTGTCTTTATTCCAGgtgtaatttttctttaaggTCCACACCTTATCTGTATGAAACATTGACTATATTTTTTAGTTCTAAATTTGCTTCCAGGTCTAACTATTGCCTTCACTTATTTGATGGATGACAGATATGTCAGTAGCACACAGTTCTATATAAAGCAAAGCCAAAGCTTCCAGAGCAAAGAAAGAGTTTAAATCTATGACAATCACATTTTGTTCAATTAAGACTCTTGTTGAAATTTCTTCTGTGTTATCTCCTTCCTAAATCTCACAGCTCAATTACTTTCAATGTTTAGTCCTAGAAGATAAGTTAAGCTCTCTGCATGTCTTTTTCTTCAAATGCTTGCCTTCTTTACTGATTTTAATTGATTATgatatgtcttttatttattcatacactaaacataaaattaatctttcatatgccttctaaatattgggtataaaattaaataagtaaggCAGATGTGATGTCGCATGCTTATAATCTCAATACCTAAGAGGCTGAGATTGGCGTATTGTGACTTCAAGGGCAACTTTAAAGacctggagagagaaaaggagaggggggaaagggggaCTGAATCTTCCCTCTAAGAAGCTAAAAGTCTAATaggaaagtcaaaaaaaaaaccaaaaaaatgtaaCACGTAAAACACTAGGTGTACAGAACAGAGTAAGCATGGGGAATAGAATTTAGGTGAAGCCACCAAATGTACTTTTgaaatacaaaatcaactcaCTAGAGAAATGCCAACATTCAAAAATTCAGAGTTTAGAAATTCTGTAAGCACTTAATCATAAAGCAAGAGGAACTTGTTCTCGTTAGGATGGAAGCACCATGAGGAATTCCCCAGGATATGCAACACCCTCACTGGGACCTTGTTGACTCAGCTGAGAAGACAAACATAAGAGATGATCAGTCACCAGGTGTTCTGAGATCTCTCCTGTTTCTGCAAACATGCAAGATAAACCTGATCTTAAGGTGTGACCTGCAGGAGCTACTCCTATCAGCACACCATCAGTTTCACCCTAACCCACATCCCTGCAACCCCCAAAGACGTAGAGATTTTCCTTAAGGAAGGGAGGCATGAAACTGAGAAATGGAAAAGGCAAAGAAGGGTAGAAACGTTCAGGGCAAAGTCAGGATTTGCTCCTCCTGCGTGCTTTTATGTTGAAAATTATGTTAATTCAATGTGCAAGTATTTGAGAAAGTTGAGAACATTACAAATTctcaaatggttttttttttctgggggtggagggggaatGGTTAATACACTAAATCAGACGTCTTAGGCAGTAGAACTGAAGATAGCAGGTCAGCAGCCTGCATTAAGTGGAATTTAGGAACATAGAAGAGAAGAAATGCTAAAGCTGATAATCTACAAGAGATTAATAAAAGCATCGATAGTGGTATATTAGTTGCATTTTAgtaaaaagcttgcctgaaggtcagtgcaaagaaGACACACAGGCCAGGaagcagtggctcacacctttagtcccagcagccacactagttagccatagagggtgggaagtggtggtgcacgcctttaatcccagcattaaagaggaatataaggtgggatgagacaggaactcgctctctttcagtctgaagatttcatacaGGTAAGagcttggtgtgggaagtccttctgtatatctgttgcttttactggttaacaaagaagctgctttcgccCAATGTATTACCATAATGTAGCCAGcctagaagatatatatatatatatatatatatatatatatatatatatatatatatatatatatagagagagagagagagagagagagagagagagagagtaggtggagtcagggagaagccatgtacaGGAAACAGATGCTGCtgctggagcctgctgaaactgtcagtaggccacgaccttgtggtgatgcacagattagggaagatgggttagtttaggatattaagagctagctataaatacacttaagctattgtccaaaaagtattgcaaataatatggtttctgggtgattatttcaggtctaagtggccaggaacaaatgaacagccttTAACAACGTGCCCATGCCTCCACCACTGCCAGTGCCTCAACCATTGACAGAATGCAtgatgtccagactggacaaacaggatacaagaaaaaagactgccaaacttttccaagacagggtaagatggttttgaaattttttcctgcctctgaaaatggtctgtcagttactctaggccttagccaaagttggttgctttaacattgcaaatgagactctgGGTGATTGCTCAGATagccagttatctctgtcatctactgtacattttggaagctgcttgattgtacttccggcctactcaagtaatattatctcccttctcaggccttctatggggttgaagattagatagtagtagttaccttcctcttttGATCTAGCCAaaccatttccaatacaagacttggATTCCTTAGGATATAATGATTATTAAatattagcatatatttcttgcttaatattgtttatgctggttgtaattctaatttgtaTGCttgaaatctgtttttattgtatatagttttgtgttgGGTTTGGATCTCTCTTATTTAGACTAAAGGAGGAAATGAtgggggaacctccttcagccaatggccttaaGAGGCTGGACGAGGTGGAGGTGTGGCTTGGGGTACCAAAAAGCCACAGTCCTGCCCACTTGCCCCTTGCTTCCTGTGCTCCATACCTAGATGTTGGACTCCCATTctttttctgtgagtttctttttttaaataaagaaaaaccttagtataCTCTATTGGGAGTtatcttgggattatttgactcgcATTTCCCCCCACTGGAAGCGTACTGCATCATCAGCTCTCTAGtgccttggctgctttgcttttctgatcttcaggttgagccccagtatctgtctttgggtttttattaatcgtactACAAGCATTCTttggaaattatataaaaatggaatGAGATTCTAAAGAGtaggaaattaataaaaacattttagagTTTGTGCCAGAACAAAAGATAAATTCTGAGGAGTCTAACTTTTCTCTACCTTTCCTTTCATCTATCTTCTCtgatctttcctctccttctttatCATTCTCTCCTACTTTTCTCTAGTAATTGCTCAACAGAACAAAATTCCccatcaaaagaaaagaattttctggCCTCTTTTGAAACAGAGCCTATCAGGAGAAGATACCAGCTCTACTCCCTGAACTCAAATCTTTGAGAATAGTGTTTCCTGGATCACATCCAATTTCCATTCATAAGGACAGCTTCATCTCTTCTTATTAACCTTTGAAACAGTGGAAGATGTTAACCTAAATCTGCAAAACAACCTTGAGCTTTTGCCCCTCTTTCACTGGGACCCTTATTTTGCTGAATAACCTCTGCATTAATGTTGTTGTATAAGTCTTTTATACTTTGTTGGTATTTCACAATTTCTGTGTCATTTTGTCTATTAGTCTATATTAGCATGTATCTATGATTCTCTTTAAGAGTGAAATATGAGGGCTTTTATATAAGACTTAGAGCAGCAACAACAAgaagttttgttcatttgtttgttttgtttcgttgtagggttttttgagatagggtttctctgtgtagccctggttgtcccagaattcactctgtagaccaggttggcacaaactcagagatccacttgcctctgcattCCAAATAATGGGATTAAAGTGGTGGGCCAACACCACCTGCAAGAGGTTTTTGTTAAAGTAGCCTTGACTGGTGCTCAGTGGGGAGGCCCTGGGTGACAACTGAACATCCCAGGTCACACCAAATATAAAAGAGTCAACCCACTTAAGCTCTAAGTGACTACCCCTTAGTAAGGCATATTCACTTTAAGCCATGAATAATTGGTTGAAGGAATAATTATGTATTTAGAAAGATACTGTACTTTTCCTTCGCAGAATTCCTGCCATCTAGATGGCTGGCATACAACTTAAGTTTGCCCACCTCTCTGAATTCCCTAGAAAATTATActctcctttttcattttctacttcttttcaAAGATGTtcttcccaacacttgggatttttcactttctttaagGCTTCCCTCTCTATAGTGTAGTTGTTTATCTGGCAGGGGGCTCACCACATGCTGGACCAACTCAAAAGGcatggctttctctcttcctttttctaccACTCTCCCCTGGGAAGCGGCCTACACCTTGATTTGCAGCTTGCCcgtattgagttttttttttttttaattctaatggAATTATTCTCTGGCTTCTTTTTGAGCCCATTTTTAAATAGCTTCATTAAGGAGGAAACTATGATCCCCAGAGAAGATCTCCAATTCCCCTGGTAACACGTGGTGACTCTGGCAGGACTCCCCAAATTTTTCTAGTAACATTTTTTAGTGTGACCAAATAAGCAGGCGGTTTTAATATATTCATTCTGTGTTAAATTTAGATTCCCACTCCGTTTTTAAAATTGAcaagtttgttttaatttgcctTATGACTAATTTTACCATAAAGGCTACATACATCACCTTGATctatctgtatatatgtttctttatGCTACCTATAGATAAATGTGTTATGCAATGTATTTACATGACAAAGTCGCTCCCAAAGGGAATTCACATTGGCTTATAAGTAAGAATTTATATCAAAAGGCCCAGGTCTTGCAGCCTCAACAGGCTAACTAGGCTTGACTGCCGGGCTGACTCATGAGTAGCGTTGAGTGGCAAAGAAGGAACGTTTGATCAATGTGCCCATATTGGGAAGAACAAGGGAAGGTGTTCGATGACTGCAAGTCCATCTTCAGGATACTGGCATAATCTTCACattgaaatttgaaagaaaatagtacAAGAGCCAAGAAATACACATAAGTGAACAGAGCTGGTCAAGCTATAATCATTGTCTGAGCTCTGGTTCTGTAGGATGTGACAACTAAGAAGTCCTTACTGATTCAAAAGACAGGCTGGTTCTCAAGAGACAATTGCTGATGCTCCAGGATGGGACCTCAGCCTCATGAAtaactcttctctttttttttcagtgtttttaacGCTTTATTAAACTACTTGATGCTTGCACATAATCCATAAACTTTAAACTGCCAAGATTGTGGTTAAGGGCAATACCATTTTCAAATAAGCATAGCATAACTTTAAATATTACATCACTCAGAATCACGTTGGAAAACATCAGCTTGTAAGGGATTACGCCAATGTCCATTTACTGTCTATAGCAAAACTGGGTCCCTGGTGGATGTCTCAGCATATGGATGGTTCCTCTACCACCTGAGCACCCTCCGTGACAGCTTTGACACACTTGGCCATTGTCTGTGAGGCTCTGCTAATTGAATCTGTCATATAGAAGTCTTTTATAGTAAGCTAAGGTGGAACAAGTGGGTCAGCAAGAAGTTCCTGGTTCACCAGCTGGGCAAGCTCACTTGCTTGCTGAAAGTAATTAGCTCCTTCAACATCATCATATCGAACAAGATTAGGAGAGACTTCTTCTAGACGGTTCTTCACTTGATCCAGAGTCTCGTACGGAAGAGTGACACCTGCAATCTCTGAGAGAGCTCTTATGATTTTCCAGTCTTCTCTTGCCAAGCCAGGAGGAGTAACTGCTACTCGGGTTTGTTGAGCTCTACCCTCAGTGTTGACATAAGTAGCAGACTTTTCTGTGTAGGCAGCCCCAGGGAGAATAACATCAGCTATGGGAGCACCAACATCACCATGATGTCCTTGGTAAATAATGAAACAATCCTTGGGCAGATCCTGTCGTGTGATACAACCTCCATCTGCTCCCAGAAGAAACAGCACTTTGGGAGGGTTCTTCCTAATTGCGTCTACCCCAGGTTTATAGCCAAGGTCCAAAGCAGCTACCTGGCTTGCAATCCTATGTAGAATATTCATAACTTTCCAGTCTCCAGAAACACCGCTCGTCACCCGAACCGTTTGTGCAATGCTGGACACAGCTGCAAGAATTGCTGCTCCATCATTTCTCTGGAGTGCAGAGCTGCCTAAAACCACCATGGGTTTCTTAGCTTCCTTTAAGACCTGGCTGAACGGATGGCTCCCTGAAGCAATGTCTTGCAGGATTTTCGGAGAGTCTCCTAGGTGGTCGTATCTGTAAGTGAGGTCCACTGGACTACCTATGAGGGCCACTTTTAAGTCATTATGAAGCCAACTCTTTCTAATTCTAGCATTAAATAGCGGTGCCTCAAACCGTGGATTTGTGCCAATTAGAAGAACAACATCTGCCTCTTCCACACCAGCAATCGTAGTATTGAGAAGGTAATTGGAGCATAAATCTGTGCCGGCTCCTTCGGTGGGGAAGATCTCTTCAGTGCATAAGTTGTCAGAGTCTACTTCATTAAGCAAATCTTTCAGAGCTACTAAGGCTTCAGCATCCACCAAGCCACCTGCAATTGCTGCCACATCCTTGCCTTGGAAGCTCTGTAACATTCCAGCTACACGAGAGAGTGCATCTTCCCAGCAGGTGTAAGTTAAAagccccttttcatttctgatcattGGCTCAGTAAGTCTTTGACGTTTTAGTCCATCATAGGCAAATCTGGTTTTATCAGAGATCCATTCTTCATTAATATCTTCATTCATCCGTGGCAAAATCCTCATCACCTCTCCAGTCCATGTGCTGACCACAATGTTACTCCCCACGGCGTCCATCACGTCAATGGACTCTGTCTTTCTTGTTTCCCAAGGCCGGGCAGTAAAGGCATAAGGCTTAGAGGTCAGGGCACCTACAGGGCAGATATCAATGATATTCCCAGACAATTCAGACATGAACATTTTCTCGATGTATGTGCCAACTTGCATGTCATTTCCTCTGCCTGTTGTGCCCAAATCATCTACTCCTGCAATCTCACTTGCAAACCTGATGCATCGGGTGCACTGTATACATCTGGTCATGATAGTCTTTACCAGGGGTCCAATGTTCTTGTCCTCCACATCACGTTTCCCCTCGAGAAATCGGCTCCTATCGCTCCCAAACATCATGGACTGGTCCTGCAGATCACATTCACCTCCCTGGTCACAAATAGGACAGTCCAATGGGTGATTTGCTAATAAGAACTCCATCACACCTTCTCTGGCTTTCTTGGATTTTTCCGAGTTTGTCAGGATATTCCAGCCCTTCATAACGGGCATAGCACAAGCAGCAACAACCTTTGGAGCTTTCTCAATTTCCACCAGGCACATCCTGCAGTTCCCAGCAACAGACAACCTTTCATGGTAACAGAACCGAGGGATCTGCATGCCGACCTTCTCACAAGCCTGCAAGACGGTGGTTCCTGGTTCCACCATGACAGATTGGCCGTCAACAAATACTTCAATCAAGTTACTTGCTGCTGTACCAGTTGTTCGAACATGTCCTTTAGGAGACTTAGAAAGGCCTATCAAGGCCCTTTTTACAGGTATCCTTAACATGATGCCTTCCCTCCGGAGCCCACCGGGATGCTCCGCTGACTCGTCCAGAGCTCTCCGACCCCTTAGAACCCGGCCGCTAAGTCCGAATAACTCTCCTCTTGTGGGAGATGCTCTACCCTGGGAGGCTTGAATGTTCTGGAATCCAAGGTGACTGAAGGTTTAAGATACTGGCTTATCTCTGTGCTTTCAGCATTAAAGGGATAAATCAGATAATTTAGACAGACACTCCTTGAGTGATTAACAGGCAACTGCAGAGACGTGCAGGCATCTGACCCAAATTAAGGAGACAGACCTGGGATGAAGGCAGAGACACAACTTTTAATCTACCCTTGGTTGCCTTGGGGGCCCAAATGAAAAGTAAATGCTTTTTAGCAAAGGCAATTTCTGAGTGCCTAGTACAATAACACTTCAATCTTTAACAGATTAGTTAATTGAGATTTattggtaaaagaaaacaaatgtctccAGGATTCTTAATGTGGTTTGCCATGTTTTCAGATGCAGCCCAGGCAAGGTACAGGGCCTGCTATCCTGATTGCTGTAAGGGACATAGGGGGAGGGCATtcagctctctctcctgctcacacccacccacacaacagggtcagctctagtgtgctggcCAGGTagggtgcagggcctgctctcttgTGTGCTGCAGCTGGACAGGGGCAGGGTTAGCTTCCTCACTCTCCTGACCTCGCTCTTGGACCTGTCTCAGGTGGCAATGGGTAAGGGGAgggtttattatttctttgtcctCCCTAGTCTCTATTCCTACTTCCTCCTTTGTGCCTTCCCACTCCTAGTAGTTTCTTCTCCGTTTTCATGTCATATGTGACCTTTTGCTCCCTTGCCTTTTTCTTGATGAATCTTGTTCCTGATCTTCCAGATTCCACTCTCCAGTGCAACCATTACAGGCATGTGGTACCACACCTAGCTAGGAGTGTACATTTTAGCTTTAATAATTAACATTGGATATTTCCTTTGCCCAGAGATTCTcaattaagaaagaaagtttCCTATTTTACTTCAGAAACTTGTTAAAATCATTGAAATCTACTCTGTCCCTGGGTCCATTTTGATTTGCTGGCCCTGGGGCAAAGAGACTGGAAAAGTGATACTTGGGTTCACTGGGTAAGGCTATTCCATGTTTTCCTCTTCTGAGAACTATTGTGTTGGATCTACTAGATAGAAGATCAATGCTCTCAGCTAATCACTTCCCACTGGAGGGAGTGAGGTTAGCTACAatatctgagagaaaaaaatgttctctgaatGTTTACAGCTCCTATAATCTTCAAGAAGTAACTCCTCTCTTGGCCCCACCACAgtcaactttttaaatatttaaatatttcctggTTCTACAGGATCACACAGAACTGGGGGTACAGTGATTGGGTGCTTCTTGCCTTGCATACAGAAGGCCCTAGGCACAAGTCCCAGCAACAGCCACAAACAAAGTGTTGGGTTCGGGTTCACGCAATGATGGGTGACAGACCACCGGAGCCTATTAAACTGGAAGCAAGctttatttcagaaaaagaaaaaaaatcaccatgggGCACACAAAGTTTATCAGCTATAGCTGTGACCACAGCCAGAGTTTGGGCTTCTGAAATGGTGGCAATGGGGGTTGATTTGAACCTTATCTTATAGTAAAATCAAGCACCAGGTGTGAGTCAAAGAGCTTTTACAACCTTGAGGTCAGGCTTAAagtcacattacattttaagttttacaacttTTGGTTATAGGATGTTAGGATGTTAAGTTAGAATGTTTGTGAAAGCCTGTGCTGACACAGTCACTTTTCATTGTTTCTGACAGAATGCAAAGCAGAGAATAGAGTCACATACGGGGacagttaaaaattaaaggaatacaAACAGAGAGTCCCGTAGATTCAATACTTAGAAGCTAACCTTTGTCTGCAGTACCTGCCTAGctaggaagctggaggcaggagacaaCTGTTAAAAGTTCATCTCTGTACACAGTGGTTGCCAGGATGTCTGCTCTTAAGGCATAAAGTGTTTGTTAAAGGTTAACAGTGGCTGCCAGCTTTATTTTTTCTCCCAAAATGGGTTTGcacttacatttttatatttctatattcctgaactcttcaaaaaaaaaaaaacatgactgtcccttcccagcttgcacccagaatcctccccccctccccctgcctcatcctcccgtctttggggccacaaaatcccacagctcagcctgtttgggctctggggacctggaattgagtgcacccagtcctgtgggaggtcccctccttcatttgactgcccggggcaaggtaggcctttgtctgagagctgcttggcctgcaaggggatctgacagtctgccagaggatccatcattctttgggacactgcagtcctgatgacgacttctggagatgcactttcatacctcgctgacctctcaacacagtagcaccagtgatattttcttagttgttctcaggtgtcctgctctagttctaaggccatccacccaaaggggtcagactctggcctccaggcaggtctgaggattcctgcggaggggtgcgggctccttcagattgtgcggccaggttcgctgtgtggtattccatcccgccctgcccccaccttggcccttttttctgggctgcgaccctgggctgcctggaatccctgatcctgttcactgacattccatctgaactggtgagtgaatgcggaccctggggcaacctgccatggaagagagcacagaccccctacctctacttccctctgcaggcttgtgtctgtttctcccgtccctgtgtctcccaagctttccctagtgttctcaggtgtcctgctcctgttctaaggccatccacccaaaggggtcagactctggcctccaggcaggtctgaggattcctgcggaggggtgcgggctccttcagattgtgctgccaggttcgctgtgtggtattccaccagttcagttccacctgaactggtgtcctgctcctgttctaaggccatccacccagaggaatcacactctggcctccaggcaggtctggggattcctgcaagcgAGTGCGGgtttcttcagattgtgacacaaggaataggtcctcctctgacacaggggagatccaaccagtttcagtcacagcaaagattggtctaggacaccaaacgcctccgggctccttttgaaggaagagatgggcaggcgccaatgcaggagctcctccaacaacaagaaaggcaacatgacatcaccacaatccagacatcccgaaacaacaagaattgagcaccctaccccagaagatatagaagaatccgaccttaaacagtactttatgaaaataatagaggaccttaaacaggaggtaaaaaactgccataaagaaatggagatgacttGGCCCGCTTTTAAAGTTTTTGAGAAGCCATCATATTGTTTTCCATAGCAGTTTCATCATCTTCCATTCCCACCAATAGTGCACAGGGACTTAAAGTctatgcattttgttttgtttttattaagattttttataatacaatcttttctcattttacataccaatcccagttcccactccttcccctcctcctgctcctttaaccttccccccaccacacccctatccactcttcagaaaggttaaggcttcccatgggaagtcaataaAGTCCGACACTTCACTTCGAGGCaagaccaagtccctcccccttatatctaggctgagcaaaaagaatgtgctcctagatacCAGTTtttgcactagggataaattctggttccactgccagtctTATCAACACCAATTACTATGtttccacatttttaaaacacttcgTAGTCATGTTAATAGATGTAAGCTTCCATCTTAGGTTTTGACGCACTTGAAAGTATACTGGACTCCCCCTAATGTAAGTTTGCATGTAATTTACTAGAGTCTCATATTTATGCCAGAGTTTTATTATTCTGACATAAaacttatatataattaaatgcaCAGAACTTTAGTATCCACTCACTGAATTTTGATAAATGCCTTCTGTCATGAGAGCACTATGCCAGAAACATAGATGTGTCTGTTTGTGTCATTTCCCAATGTTGGaattcattaaataataataaattcacaaGTGTCATAGGTTTCTTGGCAGCAATTTTCCAGGTACCTCCATGTTCCCTTGATAACTGGCTATTGGCAAATACAAGTTATTTTATTCTGATATTGATTATTAATATTAACTCTCATATCACATTACACATCACACAGCAATTAATCTGTCCATGGTCTCTCTGtctatatgtctgtatgtctaGTTAGCTAGCTATATTAGGTTACAAAAAGATTATCAAGCATGACTGAAGCACAGGTCAGGGAGTTCAAAGACTCTTCAAtagaaggagaggcagagatagagataAACAGAGTCCCTGCAGTGTGTAGGTATTCACGAATTCTACTAGAGAAACGTAGGAGGCACAGAGCTACAGAGTTGAGCCTCAGAGGCTGCAAGGTCACAGGGTTAAGCTGGGCCTTAACGCTGAGTTGAGCTTCAGAGATAAGGTGTAGGACTATGGAACTGAATGCCATGGAGGTTAAATGTATGATGCAACACATGATGGAGAGACAAGCTGCTCCAGAAtgttgggtgggtggatggaaagCAATTTACATGAACTGCATCAGTCAGGGGGAAACTAAGCTAAAGTCATCCACCATCCTGCCAAAACAGGGACAATTTGGTACTTTGATATACACATTGGCTGATCAGATGACAGGTTGGTGGGAGCTGTCACCACTGCAGTGTTAGGTACTCTCTTCTTTACGGGATCCAGGTGAGGGTCTTGTACCCTTTCATGTTTTTCATAACTTTGGAGGTCTGTTTTTTCTGATGTGGTTTTAATACACCCGTACG is a window of Arvicola amphibius chromosome X, mArvAmp1.2, whole genome shotgun sequence DNA encoding:
- the LOC119804932 gene encoding LOW QUALITY PROTEIN: NADH-ubiquinone oxidoreductase 75 kDa subunit, mitochondrial-like (The sequence of the model RefSeq protein was modified relative to this genomic sequence to represent the inferred CDS: substituted 1 base at 1 genomic stop codon); translated protein: MLRIPVKRALIGLSKSPKGHVRTTGTAASNLIEVFVDGQSVMVEPGTTVLQACEKVGMQIPRFCYHERLSVAGNCRMCLVEIEKAPKVVAACAMPVMKGWNILTNSEKSKKAREGVMEFLLANHPLDCPICDQGGECDLQDQSMMFGSDRSRFLEGKRDVEDKNIGPLVKTIMTRCIQCTRCIRFASEIAGVDDLGTTGRGNDMQVGTYIEKMFMSELSGNIIDICPVGALTSKPYAFTARPWETRKTESIDVMDAVGSNIVVSTWTGEVMRILPRMNEDINEEWISDKTRFAYDGLKRQRLTEPMIRNEKGLLTYTCWEDALSRVAGMLQSFQGKDVAAIAGGLVDAEALVALKDLLNEVDSDNLCTEEIFPTEGAGTDLCSNYLLNTTIAGVEEADVVLLIGTNPRFEAPLFNARIRKSWLHNDLKVALIGSPVDLTYRYDHLGDSPKILQDIASGSHPFSQVLKEAKKPMVVLGSSALQRNDGAAILAAVSSIAQTVRVTSGVSGDWKVMNILHRIASQVAALDLGYKPGVDAIRKNPPKVLFLLGADGGCITRQDLPKDCFIIYQGHHGDVGAPIADVILPGAAYTEKSATYVNTEGRAQQTRVAVTPPGLAREDWKIIRALSEIAGVTLPYETLDQVKNRLEEVSPNLVRYDDVEGANYFQQASELAQLVNQELLADPLVPPXLTIKDFYMTDSISRASQTMAKCVKAVTEGAQVVEEPSIC